The sequence GCTGTTTATGCTGAAATTATCAAATTTGATAATCACAGTAGAAAAGAACTAAATAAACTTTCTTGCGATGAATGGGATGTCACTAAATTAATTAAACAGCCATACATTGACGCTATGGCTATGTTTAACAAAGATATGTTACTTAAAGTAGGTGGATATTCTACAGATTTAATTGAATATGGCTGGTTTGGCTGGGATGATTATGATGTTTGGTTAAAACTAGCTCAGTCTAATTATTTGTGTAAGTTTGTTCCTGAAGTTCTGAGTGCCTACAGAGTTCATTCCACTTCGATGATTAATACTACTAATAAGTACGCACTTAACCTTGCGAAATATTTTTGTCAAAAATTTTCTGATATCGCTCAAAAATATCAGACATCTGAGATGATATTCGGTTTTTCTCAACAAGAATTATATTCACAAAAATATCATCTAAAGGAAGATAATACTCAAAAATTATTAGAAGAGCTTCAGTTTGCTTATACTCAAATTGCAGCCATGAAATCAAGTAAGTTTTGGAAACTTAGAACTCAATGGCTGAGAATTAAAAAAAAATTTGGATTCTCAGAAAGTTGAAGTTTACGGCAGATACTTTTTAAGTATATAGAGATTTTCTGCCCAAATATATTTAGCAACAATACATATCATGCTAATAAAAAAAACCTATAAAGTAGCAGCTTACATAACTGCTTATCAAGACAGCGAAGCACTTGAAAACACTATTACCTCTATCCAAAAACAGTCTTATCCTATATCGGAAATATTTATTGTTGATAATTCCACCGAACCAATTATCTCACCGACACAATATCAAAACATTATCATTGATTCTCATCCCGAAAATGTCGGAGTTGATGGAGGTTTAAATATATCTCTAAAATGGGCTATAGAACAAGGGTATGATTTTTTATGGCTTTTCGATCAAGACAGCCAACCTTTAACTGATAGTTTAGAAATTTTGTTAGCAAAATATCAAGAATTATCTGCAAAAAACCATCATGTAGGCATAATTTCACCAAGAATACTTGATATTAATACTTCACAAGAATTTCCCGGACATATTTTTCAAGATTATAAATTTGTACCAAAACCAGGATATTTAGAAGCAGAAGATTATTATTCTTGTGATGGTGTAATCACTTCAGGCTCTCTTGTTAATTTGAATGCGGCAAAATCTGTTGGACTTCCTCAAAATAATTTTTTTCTTGATGCAGTAGACTATGCTTATTGCAAAAAATTTAGACAATTCAATTATGAAATTATCGTAGTAAAAAATACAGCCCTTCAACATCGCCTTGGAAATTATTCTAAAGTAAAAGATAGGCGCTCTAAAAAACATAATGAAATCGTAACTTTCACTTGTTCTCCATCTCGTTATTACTATGCTTGTCGAAATCATACTTATTTTGAAACTCGTCAATCAAATAAGCGGATGTTATACTTTTGTATCATCCATCGATTCAAATTTATGATAAATATGATAAAGAGAATTACACGTTACGAACCCAATTTAGTCTTACTCAAAGTCTGGGCTTGTACATTCGGGACTTTTGACGGTTTAAGAGGTAGACTCGGCAAAACTTGGTAAAACTTATATTTATCGTCATTTAAAATTATTTGTTACAAATTTTCTCCCTAAACGGCAGTAATATAAAAATTCAGGAATAGTTAATGATAAATCAATGAAAATCATTTCAGCAGAAATTCCTGATATTCTAATTGTTGAACCACAAATTTTTCACGACGAACGTGGGTTTTTCTTTGAAGCCTTTAACTTAAAAAAATTGATTGCCAAAACTGGTATTAAGTTTGACTTTGTTCAGGATAATCATTCTTACTCCAAACAAAATGTATTGCGCGGTTTGCATTATCAAATCATACAGCCGCAAGGTAAGTTAGTGCGTGTAATCGCTGGCAATATATTTGATGTTGCCGTAGATATTAGAAAAAGTTCTTCTACTTTCGGTAAGTGGGTTGGTTATGAAATTAGTGCGGAAAATAAACGTCAGATATGGATACCTCCGGGCTTTGCTCATGGTTTTGTAGTCCTCTCTGAAGTTGCCGAAGTCATATATAAAACTACAGATTATTATGCGCCTCAAGGAGAACGTACCCTGCTTTGGAACGATACCGATTTAAATATTGATTGGCAAATAAATACTGAGCCGATTCTTTCTCCAAAGGATGCAATAGGTAAACCCTTGAGAAAAATAGACGTTTTTCCTTGATATCGAAAAATTTCGGTTTCTATAAATTTATTATCTGGTTAATAGCTATCTGGGAAAAACATTTGTATGGTTTCAAATTTACCCGAATACTAATCATCTGCACCCTTTCCTAGATTCATCGGAAGCTGGAAAATGAAGCCTCTGCTCCTAAGAGAGAGGTTTTTCTATTTTCAGAGATGTCTAATCACCAACAAATAGTCAAAGGAGAGATTATGATACAACATCTCTGATTTTTCGGTATTTTTAATTGAAAATACTAGTTTCAGGTTGAAACTATAGCACCGAAATCCTGCGTCCAATAATTGTTGTAATTGATTGTACCCGTATCATTTGCTAAGTTATAATATCCAACTCCGATTTCCTCATAGCTCGGATTGAGAATATTTTCGCGATGCCCGGGGCTATTCATCCATCCGCTCACAACTTCTTCGGCACTGATGTAACCTGCGGCGATATTTTGCCCTACATAAGAAGACTGATAACCTGCCGATTTAGTGCGATCGCTAACTTGCGTACCGTCAGAACCTGTATGGCTGAAGAAATCATTCACAGCCATATCCTGACTGTGTAACTGTGCAGATTCTGATAAGTCGGTATTTAAAGTTAAAGGCTGCAAACCATATTGGCTACGGTAAGAATTTGTTAATGCAACAACTTCATCAATCAAAGGATTGCTCGGTGGAGAAACCGGTGTAGGCTCTGGTGCCAGAGGTTGTGCAGTTGCTGGAATTGGTGAAGACTCATTCAAAACTAAAGTCTCGGATTCAGTATCTATGGGAATTACAGACAGACTCAAATTGTAATTGGTATCTTCTGCTTCTATAACCTCAAAGACTCTAACGTAGTAAGAACCTTCTTCTAGATTATTAACGTTTAAGGATTCGCCGATATTGCCGCTATTAACTCCACGAGCAATAATTTCGCCACTGCTATCAAGTAACTCAACATCTAGATCGGAACTATTACCGTTGATTGCAAGCTCCAGATTGCTATTAGGATTACTCAAATTCAAATTATAAAAGTCTTCACCGTCAGAGCTTCCTATCGAGTCTCTAAAAATGATTTCGCCAGAGTCCAAAGCTATTGCACGAGAAGTATTTAGGCTGTTTCCTGCATAGTCACCTTCAATAAATTCACTCGCAGCTAGTCCATCACCTAAACCTTGAGTGATGAAGTGTTCGTAGCCCTCGCTATAACTCAAACCTTGAAGTTCGGAATTATTGTTTAGATAGTATTCAACATCAAATCCAGGGGCTGAGGCTCTTCCTTCATTCAAGCCATTAATCGCAAAATGCTCCAAAAGCTGCTTGTTATCTAACGAGCTAGCTGCTAAATCGGTATGAGCATTTTTATAAAATTGTGCGTCAAAAGCCGGTGAGAAGGAATTGCCATTGTTCAAACCTTCGATTACCAAATTATCAAATGCTTGTTTATAGCTATTACCAAAATTTTGAGCAACTTCAGGATTATCCGCTAAATAATATTCAATGTTGACAAATGGTGAAAACGAATCTCCTTCTGCTATACCCCGATTTTTTAAATCTTCAAATAGTTGTTCGTAACCCAGATTGCTTAAATTACTGTTGCTTTGGCGGTAAAAATTCAAGTCAACAAGTGCTGAAAAACTTCGCCCTTGACTGATACCGTCATTCGATAGATGTTCGTAGGCTTGCCTATTATTTAATTGAGCTAAGTCGCTATTACTAGCACGATAAAAATCTAAATCAACTATCGATGAAAATTGCAGACCATTTTCTAAACCATAATTTTTAAAATGTGACCATGCTTGGCTATCAGTCAACCCACTCAAATCTAAATTAGCAGAGCGGTAAAAATCAGCATCAAATAAATTTACAGGCATAGGTTAGATTGGGAACAACACAAAAAAACATTGCAAACGTTTGCTTTTCGTCAGCGTTCCTATACCACGTGGCTAAAAATTACAAAACCAAATGTTTTATAATTTTAAGAAAAAATTAACGATTCATCTAAGTAGGAATTATAGCAACATTAACACACCATATTTTGTCTTCTGCTATAAGTAGTATTTCTAGGGGAGCGGGTTATTTTTTTGAAAAACAACCTATTCTCAAGCCATTCACAGTATTAATATATTATTGAATGTAAATAAATACTAAACAAAATTGCTCATAAATATAAGTATTTTTAAACATTAGTTATTTTTTTTTCGTAGAATTTTGATTAATGGTATGTAGGCTTATTTTTGTATCAATCGATATATTTTTTGGCAAAAATATTTATTAATACCTAAATACTTTACCCAAAGATTTATCATGTTGTCGCAGTTGTTTTACTATAAGTAATTTTTATTAGCATAATTAAAAAAATAGCGATTAAATGTTTTATTTCCTATACTATATATAAGTTGGTTTTATAAATCAACTAGAGACTGAATATATGTAGTCTATTTTTACAAAACAGATACTTATTATTATTTCTAAAGTAGATGTACTGCAGTGCAGAATAAATTTCAGGTAGTATTACGATTACGTGTATGTGAAAATTCTGCCAAAATCATTATTTTAAACATATATTAAAGTAATATTTTCATCAAAATAGATGATAAAACAGTAATATCACTGAAATCAATCTGCCCATAAAAGATTAAAAATACTAATGCTATATCTAGTTTAATTCGATGAATTATTTAGCTTTCCGCTTTTAAACTTGAAAAGCGATCGGTTCTTGATTAATGATTTTTCTACATAAAAAAGTTTATTGGCTAGTTAGTAGAGTTATAAATGTAGAAAGTCTTTCATCATCTAGATGAATCATTGTCAATATAATGAGTAAATCAATTTTGCTAATTGGCTGTAACGGTCAAATAGGTACCCAATTACAAAAGACTCTTCAACCTTACGGCAATGTAATAGCTGTAGCTCGTCGGGAGGCAGAACTTACTCAACCCCAAACCTTTGAAAAACTAATCGAGCAAAATCAGCCGCAAATCATTATTAACGCTGCTGCCTATACTGCTGTAGATAAAGCCGAAAGCGAACCCGAGTTAGCAAACACAATTAACGCTATAGCTCCTCAACTTATGGCTCAACAAGCTCAGCAATCGGGGGCTTTACTGATTCATCTTTCTACCGATTATGTTTTTGATGGTAAAAATAATTGTCCTTATCAGGAAGATGATGCTACCAACCCTTTAAGCATTTACGGTAAAACTAAATTACTAGCAGAACAAGCTATTCGTTCAACTTGTAGCGACTACTTAATTTTGCGAACAGCTTGGGTGTATGGCTGTGGAGGTAAAAGCAACTTTGTCAAAACTATGCTGCGGTTGGGGGCACAAAAGTCAGAACTTAAAATAGTTTGCGATCAAATAGGTAGTCCTACCTGGGCAAAAGATATTGCCGAAGCTATAACCGCACTAATTTCCAAAAATCAACTAGAAAATGGCATTTATCACTATACCAGCAGCGGCGTAGCTAGTTGGTATGACTTTGCTGTTGCCATTTTTGAAGAAGCAAAAACTCTAGGCTTTCCTTTAAAAGTAGAGCGGGTTATCCCTATTGCTACCTCAGAATATCCAACCCCCGCCACACGCCCTAACTACTCAGTTCTTAACTGTGCCAAAATCTCAGCCCTTATGGAATCCCATCCGCCTCATTGGCGACAAAGCCTGAGAAAAATGCTTCAAGAATTCCAGCAGCTAAATCGGTAATTAATCGAAAAATTGAAATACAGATAATCGGCTTTTGCTGATGCGACTAGCAA comes from Rivularia sp. PCC 7116 and encodes:
- a CDS encoding glycosyltransferase family 2 protein, with translation MLIKKTYKVAAYITAYQDSEALENTITSIQKQSYPISEIFIVDNSTEPIISPTQYQNIIIDSHPENVGVDGGLNISLKWAIEQGYDFLWLFDQDSQPLTDSLEILLAKYQELSAKNHHVGIISPRILDINTSQEFPGHIFQDYKFVPKPGYLEAEDYYSCDGVITSGSLVNLNAAKSVGLPQNNFFLDAVDYAYCKKFRQFNYEIIVVKNTALQHRLGNYSKVKDRRSKKHNEIVTFTCSPSRYYYACRNHTYFETRQSNKRMLYFCIIHRFKFMINMIKRITRYEPNLVLLKVWACTFGTFDGLRGRLGKTW
- the rfbC gene encoding dTDP-4-dehydrorhamnose 3,5-epimerase, which codes for MKIISAEIPDILIVEPQIFHDERGFFFEAFNLKKLIAKTGIKFDFVQDNHSYSKQNVLRGLHYQIIQPQGKLVRVIAGNIFDVAVDIRKSSSTFGKWVGYEISAENKRQIWIPPGFAHGFVVLSEVAEVIYKTTDYYAPQGERTLLWNDTDLNIDWQINTEPILSPKDAIGKPLRKIDVFP
- a CDS encoding CAP domain-containing protein → MPVNLFDADFYRSANLDLSGLTDSQAWSHFKNYGLENGLQFSSIVDLDFYRASNSDLAQLNNRQAYEHLSNDGISQGRSFSALVDLNFYRQSNSNLSNLGYEQLFEDLKNRGIAEGDSFSPFVNIEYYLADNPEVAQNFGNSYKQAFDNLVIEGLNNGNSFSPAFDAQFYKNAHTDLAASSLDNKQLLEHFAINGLNEGRASAPGFDVEYYLNNNSELQGLSYSEGYEHFITQGLGDGLAASEFIEGDYAGNSLNTSRAIALDSGEIIFRDSIGSSDGEDFYNLNLSNPNSNLELAINGNSSDLDVELLDSSGEIIARGVNSGNIGESLNVNNLEEGSYYVRVFEVIEAEDTNYNLSLSVIPIDTESETLVLNESSPIPATAQPLAPEPTPVSPPSNPLIDEVVALTNSYRSQYGLQPLTLNTDLSESAQLHSQDMAVNDFFSHTGSDGTQVSDRTKSAGYQSSYVGQNIAAGYISAEEVVSGWMNSPGHRENILNPSYEEIGVGYYNLANDTGTINYNNYWTQDFGAIVST
- the rfbD gene encoding dTDP-4-dehydrorhamnose reductase, encoding MSKSILLIGCNGQIGTQLQKTLQPYGNVIAVARREAELTQPQTFEKLIEQNQPQIIINAAAYTAVDKAESEPELANTINAIAPQLMAQQAQQSGALLIHLSTDYVFDGKNNCPYQEDDATNPLSIYGKTKLLAEQAIRSTCSDYLILRTAWVYGCGGKSNFVKTMLRLGAQKSELKIVCDQIGSPTWAKDIAEAITALISKNQLENGIYHYTSSGVASWYDFAVAIFEEAKTLGFPLKVERVIPIATSEYPTPATRPNYSVLNCAKISALMESHPPHWRQSLRKMLQEFQQLNR